In Bacillota bacterium, the DNA window CAAGGCCATTGAGCCAGATATTAACGCTGTCAACAACGGTATCAATCAGCCGCCGGTTAATCGGGTAATCGACCTTCTGCCAGAAAGTAAGCACTAGCGTATTAGCAATCCAATCAAACATGCGGCGGATCGGCAGAAATGCATCCTTGGGATCCGTTACCGCCGGATAAGCCCCAGTGCGGTTCCCCCAAGCCTTCCAGCCACCGATAAAGTTTAAGGCCGTGATAATTCCCTGGCCATTTAGATAGGCAGCCTGGTCAGGGCCCAAGGCAATTTCTGTTCCGTCTGCCAGCACAGCACCATTGGCCTGGAGTGCTT includes these proteins:
- a CDS encoding phage tail sheath family protein translates to ALQANGAVLADGTEIALGPDQAAYLNGQGIITALNFIGGWKAWGNRTGAYPAVTDPKDAFLPIRRMFDWIANTLVLTFWQKVDYPINRRLIDTVVDSVNIWLNGLAARGFILGGRVEFIQSENPDTDLMDGIVRFHVYVTPPAPAREIDFIVECDLQYLKFLFAA